One Pomacea canaliculata isolate SZHN2017 linkage group LG1, ASM307304v1, whole genome shotgun sequence genomic window, ATGCTAGGCTTTTGTAATGCACACTGAACATATTTGTAAAGTGGAGAAATGtgctataaaatattattatttgaactGAAAACAAAGCTAAAAGTCCTATGTTGTATAtttcagacagaaaataattttgtggttgtttttatGCAAGTATGTGCGGCAGAGGTTGACTGCCTGTCATGTattgtcagccatgtttgtttTACCCAGGTGTTCCACACACTCTTGGATTTGCCATGTGTGACAGCTGCTTTAGAGGTAATggagaaagcaaagaaatcagAGGCACCCATCACCCAGGGAGCCAATGTTGAACCTGTAAGTTCCATCGAGGCCTTTCATACGCCTGCACGATACAGACCTTTGTTCAGTTTCATCACCCGCAATGAGAGTGGCCAGGGGGACACCATcaacaagtaaatattttttcatacttcacctgttctgtttttattttagcagCACCAAAGTGGCATTTTAATAGTAATTCTGCCTGTACAGACATTTTATAGGAGATTCtcctttaattaattattattctgtcACAGAGTTTAAAAACATGCTTTTCCTTCATTAACTAGAACTTAGAATCATTTCAGAGGGTCACTTGGCGAAAGACTTAAATACTGGTGTGGTTGCAGGTTTTCAATTGACTGGTACAAATTAACAAAACGCTGATGAAGTGTGACTATTAACAGGTTGTCTAGTCTTCACAAAGTGCTGGAAGATATGCGGAGTAGTGCTAGAGTTGTTTACTGCTCCCAGACTATTCCCCTGCTTCTCAAGTAAGTTAGCAAGCTTCTCACTTTAAATGAACTTGTACATTGTTCTGCTGTACATTATTCTTCAAATCTTCAGTACAACATAACTAATTATAGAAATACAGAACTgctattattttcatattttgggTGTATTTTGTATGATACAGGCAACATTATACCTTATCATATGtctaggggcaggcggacgaggcatctgcctagggccccatgcttcaaggggccccgcgcttttgattgatatgtgactttagatcccaactaaaaccgtgtgatcgtggcgtgagggccccgcacatgccctttgcctcgggccccgcacatgccctttgcctcgggccccgcgggggctaagaactggcctgcaTATGTCACGTACCatcatatacatttttatacctTGATGTCTTGGACAGGGTATGGTTTGATGTGGTGCTGGAAGATGCTGAGGAAGACTTTGCTGGTCAGTTGTTGCCTGTAATGTTGGAAAGATCAGGGTTGCTGTTTGACCTTCCTGACTTCAAGGCTGATGTTATAATGTACGTCTGTTTCATTGCAGCACTGTCAAAAATGGTAATCTTTTAATGCACATTATCAGCTTCACAAACCTGgttttttaactttttacaaGTTATTTTACAGTTAACAGTTACAGTTTAGCAACATAAATTCACATTTTGTGAGTTTTTGCATCATTGATGGTTTTGATAACAGGCTCTTAGGTGAGaagttgctgttgctgttgaaaAAGTTCCCAGCAGTCTTGATGAACCAGGCCACAGATATCATGGAATTTATCTACATTACTAGCAACATATATGGACGTCAGGACTTCTATGGCAACCTGGTATTTTATCAACTCTTTTTCACTTATGAGTGCTTGgcaaaaaagtttgttttgtttatgattttcACAGCTCAAGCTCTTATGATTATTGTCTTTAGGCTTAAtaacagttattattttttttcaggtttatgCTGTTGGTGAATACTCCTCTCCAATGCATGCTCCAAACTGTAGTCCAGAGCTGGTGGCTCAATACTTTGATGCTCTTGAGGTGGTAACCTATGAGATAATTGGCAAAGTGCtattagaagaagaaggagtCAGCCCCAAGATTCTTTGCCATCTCATGTCTGCTATGGCCAAGGTGAGTTCAGCTGGCAAACAAAGAGTGCAGAATGCAATGTCATTGGTATCTTCATTCCATCTTGATGGTTGATGGCGGAGCCTTTATAGTAATCCAGGCTGATTTTGTAGCTGTCCACTAGGTGCCAGGACCTGATCCCACGGGCCATCCTTTGTTTGACCAAGGTGGCCAAGCAgcactacacactcacacaagatTCTCTGGCACAGGAAGCGCTGGTGTCATGTGCACAGGAGCATATCAATCTTCTTCAAAACCCAAAGTATGTTGATGATCCTTTTATAGTCTGGagaacagataataataataaaagaatgtgTATAGTGCATTTCCCTAAGCGGAGGCGAACTCAAAGCATTTCACAGAGACCAGGGGCAGCAGGGAAAGACACCATGTGATGTAGATGTCACAATCAAATatacaagaacatgaaggaatGCAGAGATATGAGGAGGGGGGAGAGAACAGACAACAGGATGGAGGAGTTATAGTAGGTGTTTCTAAAAGAGAGGTTTTAAGTCCAGGTCGGAAGGCAGAGAAACAGAGGCAGGCTATTCCAAATACTGTGgcctgagaaggagaaagaagatcACTTtgtacataataaatatattttatatgagaTGCAGAAGGGAAACGCATagcaaaaatgtgaaattttcCACCAGAGGTTATCTATTTTGTACTCTTTGCTGTCAATCATATAGAGGTGGTAACTGTCTTAAGAGTTATGCCAGCAGACTTACGGACATTTACTGTTAACATCCACTTCTAAGTGACTTAATTATCTCCAGAAAATGTAATCTTAGTGCTTGGCTTACTAAGTCATAGTACATCTTCTCTGTGACAGAATACTGCTAAAGATGATTAGTATTTGTATCAAATGAAACAGTATTTGGACACCGATTTCACTGTAGCACACTTTACAGGTCACGCTTTAAAAGAATAGCTGGAAAGAATATAATCAAATAACTGAAATTATcttgttgtgatttttttttaaaacatttgcattATGAGAGATTCTATCTCTACACTTCTCTTTGAttgtcattttttcatttatgtacaAATTTAACTTTCTAAATCTTACAGTTTTGCAGTTGCTATTCTAAGTCCATCACCAGAAATTTACACTGGAAGGTAAGTAATCTTATTTTCTATGATGGGAGGTTGacatataaaaacaacagaaataattagCTTTTTTAGCCTGTGGAAATCATAATACTGTGATCAAAGAGAGAAGAACTTTAAGGAAAATGtcttcaaaacaaagaatttacgCAAAGTTAAAGACTGAGCAAATGGGATGTTGTATAAAGTCAAGCCGGAATATGAAGAACTGGATGGGGAAATGTTCACTTCaagtacatgtacattttttcaGATGGCATCGAGATAAATTTTCTCTGCCTATGATAGTGCGTGGAATGCACAGAATTATGGTCATGTCCTCTTCTCAGAGAGGATAGTAGCTGGAGACATTTGGTAATGGTGCTGAAGGAAGAAAATAGTCAAaagacactgtgtgtgtgtgagagaaatgaGGACAGGGCAGTCTTTTCCAAACTGGTCAGTTACATTGTAATGTAAATAGTGATTACTATGAATGAATGTTATAGAGTGGAATGTAGTCTTGTGGACTGAAAGGTTTGGTGAGACAATAAAGATCTTTGTTACACGCTCTTGTGCTGAGATTTGTTCTACAGTCCTTGTACTCCTGCTATGAGatgatttttaaatacagtgtAGCAGTATGATGTAGCCATAAAAGGACAAATCCTTTTGTCACTTGAAAATggacatttacaaaaaaaaaaaagtctgatgcTAGTGACTATGTATACCAACAAGTAACACATCATTTGATCAGTTTTAGTTAGTCCTTCGTTCACTCTTTAAGTATCGGCAGTGTCATTATTTTCGTTTTTCCAACAGGATGAGTGTGAGGGTGATTTTGTCAAGAGTTAATAGCATTACTGTAGTGCCTGCATGTCCTTCATAAAAAACTACACCTGGACACCCACTAGAGACGTACACCtaaacatgcacatgcacatgcacgaGCATACACTCGCAAACGTATACATATAATGCACCCATGCGCTTGCTGTCGCATGAATCTGCATGATGCAAGCTGTCTTTTACCCTTAACAAACGCTAGGGTTCTAGATAGCCTAAAAATAACAGCGCGGAGGCAGAGCTAAGGTGAGCGTTGGGGCAGGCTTGCCTGCTTGAAGGTGAAAGACAAGGGAGGCTCGCGCAGTACCTGTTTCAAGTGTCAGGCCTTAGCATAAGGCAGTGAAAACGGCCGCTCTGCCGACGATATGCTTGCAGTTCCGTGGTTGATTGGCTGGGCTCTCAAGCCCTACATTCAAATTAACGACCAGGCAGATGCTACGAAGTCGGAGAAGAGACTCTCTGCTGCTGTTGCCAAGGCCCAGTTATCTTCCCTTGTTGTAGATAGCGGCTCCAATCCGACACCAGGAGGCAGCTCAGCATCTGATGAGCCTGCCCCACAAGAAAAACTCATACAGGCAACAGTTGTCTCAAAAACTGCCGCAGTCAAACCTACTCACTCAGCAACAGCAGGACCGAGTAGGATCCCACAGATCGTGAAGCCACAGCAGTCAGAAAGCCCACCGGATTCGGGTTACACCACTAAGGTCAGCACGCACAGCATCACGCTGAAAATGAGCAGTGAGTGGGCTCAGCAGCAGATCGAGCAGTTTCGCTTCACCTTCGAGGAGGCTGACCACGACAAGAGCGGATGGCTGTCCTTTGCCGAGGTCCTCAACGTCCTGGAAAAGGCTGGCTTCAAAGGCACGCCAGAAGAGGCAAAGGTAAGATGAAGTTCTTGTCTTGCTGGCGGACTGGGCTAAGTGTTTCACTAGGGAGTACTCTGTTTGGCAGGAGAGACAGAAGCAGACCGCATGTCCACACTGAATGCAAACCCACATTACACGAgcaagaaacttaaaaaaaaaatgcatcctcTGCTTTAATTCTGTTTCGCTTTTAAAAGCGATAACTCTTTCAGAGACCTTGATATAGGGGGCGGTAACCTTCACATTTCACCCCTTAGGGTGCCTTGGCAACGCTCTGCTGCTTGTTTCGAAAAACTGTCTGGATATATTTCATgcttgaaattaaaaatgttttagtgaaCAATGTGTAATAGGTGCTTGAAATAGAATCAGAAGGCGTTTAATCAATCAATGAATCAGATAAAACGGTCTTCGTTAAGAAACAGTCTGACAATCATTTAACAACTCGACTGTAGTCGATTATTCAAATCGCTCCTGCACTGTAGGTATAAAGTGCACGTGACTATGATGCTGCAATATAGATGCAGTGGCGGATAAGAATCAGTTTGGAACGAAAACTGCCATAGCACAGAATGCAAAACACGATCAGCGAAGCTTGACAACACGCACCTAAATTGGCACGCGCAAACAAACATCAGAATGCACAAGGTTCAAGAACGATTGACTTGCAGGACCCAAGAAGATCGGCTTGCAAGCTTGCCGTCTGCTGAGAGATTCTTTGACGATGTCGTCATACTGCAATAACCTGAAAGCCGTAGATATACCATCCTCCTTGCCAGCGTTACTCCTGCCAGTACAAACCGTGTACCTGGCGTCACTGCCATCATTCTGTTATTCTTAAGTACATGACAGGAAAACCCACAGGAAAAGCGGGTTTGCCTCCAAACAGCAGGAAAATGTTGGGAAACCGGCTGAGGCCACATGATATCATCGGGCCAAAGCTCCTTTCCTTGCCGTGTTCTTCAGATACTGAATGTTCGTCACCACCCCTAccccttgtctctctctcactctgatGATTGGAGAGCTAGCTAGCCACAGACTTAGATCATTAGAAGTCTGTGGAGCTAGCTATCTGGCACGGCGATTTTGGCAGCGTGTGTGCATTCTCAGGAGGCGGCAACTGAGGGCCGACAGTTTCCaaccccttcacacacacacacagagtaatgTTATTCATGGCTGCAGAACCAACAGCCGGTAGCACATCTCACGTGAAGGTCGCCACGTTCACACACCTCACTGAACTCTTGAAGCAAAAACTGCCGTGAGAGTGCACACCTATGTGAGGTGCACCTGGCTATAGAAAAGCGAGAGCTGAGTGgtatcagattaaaaaaaaaaggtgtttggtTTGATTAATCATTGTCGCTATGCATGTGCCAGTACTTGTTTCCTCGTGTTTCCAGTATTTTGCAGATACTGCGTTTTTATGTCAGTTGAAGATCAACATAGAGATGTAgatattataattaaagtttcAGCACAAGAAAGGTGactgaatgtttttaaagaaaataatacgtCAGCCTATTTCAGATGTCAAATTGCATCtcgtgtgtgggggtgtgtgtgaaagagagagagtaaaatctttgtgtttctagtttttaaaaaaaaaaatatttgtaatattctaacatcaatatttaaatgaaacatttgtcatCCGTCAACATTTGTAGGCTTTAAACAATACATAAGAGATCAACATTTGCATAACTTTCCCACTACTTTTCCCATGTACTTTCAGAAAATCTTTGGTCACTTTGACCTTAACCAGGATGAGAAAATCACGCGCGATGAGTTTGTTGTGGCCATGAACAACCTGCCTCGCATTACTATTAAGTAAGTAACCTCGAATTTAATCCTTTTccttgaaagaaaatgtgacagaGACTACATAATTCCTTTGATTCACTGAATGTTGTAAGCATTCCTTTTACTTATTGCCACATAAAATGTTACTGCA contains:
- the LOC112559692 gene encoding uncharacterized protein LOC112559692 translates to MLAVPWLIGWALKPYIQINDQADATKSEKRLSAAVAKAQLSSLVVDSGSNPTPGGSSASDEPAPQEKLIQATVVSKTAAVKPTHSATAGPSRIPQIVKPQQSESPPDSGYTTKVSTHSITLKMSSEWAQQQIEQFRFTFEEADHDKSGWLSFAEVLNVLEKAGFKGTPEEAKKIFGHFDLNQDEKITRDEFVVAMNNLPRITIKEFVLRKVFKALDKDGSGTLSRTEIEDATKKEKGLDISADKIAELLIVLSKDTRDDHVDYEEFLRVFGVQSTATVMHGIFQKLDVDKSGFLTKDEILRAVEAESELRMRADKIADLLIYWCKDKDKKIDYNEFVQVWLKQK